The Halarchaeum grantii genome contains the following window.
TGTCGGCGGCGAACGCGTTGAACACCTCGTGGCCGTCGAACGCCGCATCGAGCGCCGCCTCGACCAGCGAGACGACGTCGCGGATGTCGATGTACGACCAGAGGTTCCCGAAGCGCGGCGCGCTCTCCACGTCGAATGACTCCCGGAACGGCGTGATCTGATAGTCGCCGGGGTACTGAATCCACGAGGGCCGAATCGACGCGACGGAGACGCCGAACGCGTTCGTCACGCGCTCGGCCGCCGCCTCGCCCGCGAGCTTCGACGTCTCGTAGCCGTTCCACGGGCGCGTTTCGTGGGTCTCGTCGACCGGGAGATAGTCGGGGAGTCGCGGCTCCGGCCAGTGCGTCCCGTAGACCGTCTCGCTCGACGCCCAGACGACGTCCGCACCGGCCCGACCCGCCGCTTCGAGCGTGTGGAACGTGCTCAGCGCGTTGTTCTCGTAGACGCGGCCGCCCGCGTGGTCCTCCTCGTGCGGGATGTTTCCGAAGTGAACGACGTGCGACGGGTCGGCGTCGAGCACCGTCTCGAACACCTCGCCCTGCTCGGTGAGGTCCACCGCCCGGAAGTCCACGCCATCGACGTCCTGGTCGTCGGGGAGGCACCGGTCGAGCGCGACGACGGCGTACTCCGCACGGAGCGAATCGACGATCCAACTGCCGGAGCCACCGAGCGCACCGGTGACGACGACTGTCTCTGTCACACTCCGAGAACACGAAGGCGGGATATAACGGTTCAGCTCACCCACCCGGATCGCCGCCGCCGGGGACGGTGTACACACAGCGCATTCGGAGCGGGCGACGCACGCGCCACGCGTTCCGTAAGCCGTTACCCGGCGGGTCGCGAACGCCGACACATGCAGGGCGAACACGACGTCGTGGTCTGCCGGCTCGGCCACCGGCCCGGCCGCGACGAGCGCATGACGACTCACGTCGGACTGACGGCGCGCGCACTCGGCGCTGACCGCGTCGTCTTCCCGAAGAACGCCGGGCAGTCCCTCGAGACCGTTCGGGACATAACGACGAGATTCGGCGGCCCCTTCGAGGCCGAACTCGACGGCGAACAGGGGGCGCTCATCCGCGACTGGGAAGGCGCGGTCGTCCACCTCACGATGTACGGCGAGCGCGTCCAAGACGTCGAGGGCGAAGTGCGTGAGGCGCACGCCGGCGAACCGCTCCTGGTCGTCGTCGGCGGCGAGAAGGTCCCCTTCGAGGTGTACGACCACGCGGACTGGAACGTCGGCGTGACGAACCAGCCCCACTCGGAAGTCGCCGGCCTCGCCGTCTTCCTCGACCGCCTCTTCGACGGCCGCGAACTCGAGCGCGAGTGGGCGGACGCAGAGCAGGTCGTCCTCCCCGAGGAGACGGGCAAGACCGTCGTCTCGCCGGAGGAGCTAGAGGAGTCGGAACGGGACGAGTAACCGCGCGCCGAAGCGCGCCGGGACGTCGGCGAGCGCCGGCCGCCGTGCGCGCTCGGCGAGGCGGTAGCGGCCCGCCGACGCCCGCTCGACGACGCCGCGCTCGGTCAGTGCGTCGAGCGCGCGCCGGACGCGGGCGGGCGAGCGGTCGAGGTCGGCGGCGACGTTCGCGGGCCGCCGCGGTCCCGCGCGGAGTTCGCGGAGGAGTTCGCCGGAGAGGGCCGCCTCGACGCCGGCGGCGGTGTCGCGCTCGCTCGCGGCGTCGGCCCCAACGGCGTGCGCGACGGCGTCGAGCAGGAACCACGCGACACTCGGGAGCGCCACCGCGAGGAACCAGACGGCACCGGCGGCGATGGCGAGTCCCGCGAACGCGAGGAGCGCGCCGGCGAGCGCGAGCTGGCGGACCACCACCGGGTGGCCGTAGCGCTCCCCGGCGAGTTCGGCGGCGTTCACCCCGAGGACGACGAGTGAGACGGCGAGCCCGAGCGCGAGGTCGAACCCGACCACGTACGCGAACCCGCCGAGGACGACGGCCTCGGCGGCGCGCCACCCGAGCGTTCGCGTCGGCATCACGCGTCCTTCGGCGCGTCGAGCGAAAAGCCCGGCGGTCGCTCCGCGGCGCGACGCCCTCGCTAGCGCTCGGTTGCCGCGTGGCCCGTCACTCACGGGTCACTCCCGCTAGTCGTTCCCCGTTCGTGTGTCCCGATACCTCACTTCGCTCGGCTCACGGGTCGCTTCGCTCCCCGTTCGCTCTGAACGCGGCGACCTCGCTAGCGCTCGGTTGCCGCGTGGCTCGTACCCGATGGTATTAAGGGTCGTTCGGCCCCGAGTTTCACGTATCATGGCTTTCGAGGGGATGTTGGAGGACCCAGTCGTACAGAAATACCTCCACGAGCTTGTCGGCCCGAAGGGGATGCCGGTCGCGGCGGCGCCCCCGGACGGGGAGGTGACGGACGAGGAACTCGCGGAGCGATTGGACCTCGAGTTGAACGACGTGCGCCGGGCGCTGTTCATCCTCTACGAGAACGACCTCGCGACCTATCGGCGGGTGCGCGACGAGGACTCCGGGTGGCTCACCTACCTCTGGACGTTCCGCTACGAGAACATCCCGTCGAACCTCCACGACGAGATGAAGCGCCTCCACGAGGCACTCGAGGAGCGCCGCGAGTACGAGCGCGACAACGAGTTCTACCTCTGCGAGGTGGACTCCATTCGCTTCGAGTTCGGCGAGGCGATGGACTTCGGCTTCGAGTGTCCCGAGTGCGGGTCGCCGCTCGAGGCGATGGGGAACGACGAGATGCGCGAAGCGATCGACGAGCGCCTCGAGAACCTCGAGTCGGAACTGGGTATCGCCTGAATGGTCGTCCTCGCAACCAAGCTCTACGTCGAGGGCGACGCCCGCGAGCGCGCGCTCGACTCGCTGCGCTCGCTCGTCGGGAACGCGCTCGGCGACCTCGACGTCGACTTCGACGTCGGCCTCCGCGACGACGACTTCCCGTCCGTGACCGTCACCGGCGACGACGAGCGGGTGGCGCGCAACGTCCTCCGCGAGGAGTGGGGCGCGATCACGCCGACGTTCGATGACGGCGAGACCTACACCGGCACGCTCGAGGCGTGGGACGCTGAGGGCTTCGTTCTCGACGCCGGGGAGGACGTCCGGATCCCGGCGGACGGCCTCGGCCTCGGTCCGGGGTCGCCCGAGCAGGTACGCACGCGCTTCGGACTCGTCCAGCACATACCCTTAGAGTTCGTCTACGACGAGGAGTCGGGCCACGAACTCGCCGACGCGACGCGCGACCGGCTCTTCGAGTGGACGCGCGCGGAGACGGGGCGGGTGAACGTGAACTCGGCGACGCGGGCCGAAGTGCGTGCGACGGTGAACCGCGCGGGGCACGCCCGCGACATCGTCACCGTCGAGCGCCTCGGCCTCCTCGAGCAGAGCATCGTCTGCCGGGAGGAGACGGATCCGCCCGGCCTGCTCGCGAGCATCGGGCAGTACGTGCCGGCGGAACTGCTCTGCGTGGTCCCCTGAGCATGCGACGGCGCTGGCTCCTCGTCGCGCTCGCCGTCGTCGCGCTCGCGGCGGGCGCCGGCTGTCTCGGCTCGGGCACGGTGAGCGACCAGCAACTCGCGCAGAACGCGACCTACGACTGGAACGCCACCGAGGAGGCGAACGCGTCGGTCGTCGTGAACGCGACCGGCGGGAGCTATCAGGCGGTGCTGAACGTCACCGGGTCGAACGAGAGCGAACTGCGCTTCTCGCAGTCGAGCACGTTCACCGGCGACCAGCCCGTGCCGATCGCCGCCGTCCAGTTCCGCTACCCGAACGGGACGGTCGTGAACGCCTCCGCGATCAGCGTCTCCGAGGGGCGGGACGCCGTGACGGTGACGCCTCCGAGCGAGAACGGGACGTTCGCGTACACGGCGCCGATGGGGTCGCGCTCGCTCGGCGTGCCGGTCGTCCTCTCCGGGGCCTCCCACGAGGTCGTCCTTCCGGACGGGATGCGCGCGAACCTCCCCGTGTTCGGGCAGGTGAGTCCGAGCGGCTACGAGCGCACCGTCGTCGACGACCGCACGCGTCTCCGCTGGTCGTCGGTGGACGCGAACCAGCTCAGCGTCCGGTACTACCTCGAGCGTGACGTCTACCTCTTCGCGGGGCTCGTCGCGCTCGCGGCGCTGGTCGCGGTCGGCGGCGTCGTCTACTTCCGCCTCCAGATACGCCGCCTCGAACGCGAGCGCGAGGAGAGCGGCCTCGACGTGAACGAGTAACCGTCGCGCCACGCGCGACGACGGTGCGAGTGGCGCGTCGCCGTCGACGGCGATTTTTTGAGTGGGTGACGACTACGCACCCGTATGGACGTCGCAGTGTTGACGGTCGGTGACGAACTCCTCGCGGGCGACACCACGAACACGAACGCGGCGTGGCTCGGCCGCCGCCTCACGGAGCGCGGCGCGACGGTGCGCCGGACGGTCGTCGTCCCGGACGACGTCGAGGTCATCGCGGCGGACGTCCGCGAGCTCGCCGAGCGCTACGACGCCGTCCTCGTCACCGGCGGGTTGGGGCCGACGCACGACGACGTGACGATGGACGGTGTCGCGGCGGCGTTCGAGCGCGAGATGGGCGAGCATCCGGACGCGCTCACGTGGTTCGCCGAGCACGGGACCTACTCGCGCGCCGACCTCACCGAGGGGACGACCCACCTCCCCGAGGGCGCCCGATTGCTCCCGAACGACGAGGGCGTCGCGCCGGGCGCGGTGGTGGAGAACTGCTACGTGCTCCCGGGCGTGCCCGGGGAGATGAAGGCGATGTTCGAGCGCGTCGCCGGGGAGTTCGCGGGCGAGACGCGCCACGTCGAAGTCGTCCGCGCGGACGAGCCGGAGAGCGCGCTCGTCGAGCGGATCGAGGGCGTCCGCGAGCGCTTCGACGTCACTGTCGGGAGCTATCCCGGCGACGGCGTCCGACTCAAGCTACAGGGGTCGGACGCGGCGACGGTGCGCGAGGCCGCCGAGTGGTTGCGCGAGCGGGTCGAGCGCTAGCGGACGGCGTACGCCCACCAGGCGCCGGCGATGACGAGGCCGAGGACGAGGACGATCCAACTGTACGCGCCCGTCGAGAGGGGCGCTTCCGCGAGGGGTACGAACATACTCCCGGGTTCTGCGGGCGCGCCCTTAACCGTTACACATGTCCGCGCCGACGGTGGTGGTCGAACGGCCTATAGGCGGTGCGCGTGAACCCCCGACAGATGCGCACCATCGGCGTCGTCGTGAACCCGGTCGCGGGGATGGGCGGTCGTGTCGGTCTGAAGGGCACGGACGAGAAGGTCGCTGAGGCCCGCGAACGCGGCGCGGAACCGCGCGCGCCGGAGCGAGCGGTGGCGGCGCTGCGCGCGCTTCGCGCGGCCGCGGACGACTCGAACACCGACCTCACCCTCCTCGCGTACGGCGGCGTGATGGGGGCCGACGAGGCCCGCGAAGCGGGCTTCGACCCCGCCGTCGTCGGCGAACCGGACGGCGCGGAGACGACGGCGGACGACACCGTCGACGCCGTCCGGGCGTTCGTCGAGCGCGGCGTCGACCTGATCCTCTTCGTCGGCGGCGACGGGACGGCGGTGGACGTGGCGGGGGCGCTCGAGGAATCCGGGAGCGAGACGCCGATGCTCGGCGTGCCGGCGGGCGTGAAGGTCTACTCGTCGGTGTTCGCAGTGCGCCCGCGCGACGCGGGCCGGATCGCGGCGACGTTCGAGCGGACGGAGGCCCGCGAGGTGAACGACATCGACGAGGCGGCCTACCGCGACGGCGAGGTGCGCGCGCGCCTCCGCGCGGTGGCGACCGTCCCGGTCGCGGAGGCACTGCAGGCGAGCAAGCAACTCTCCTCGGGGAGCGTGGAGGCGCTCGCGGAGGGGTTCGCGGACTCGGTCGAGGACGGCGTGACGTACGTCCTCGGGCCCGGCGGCACGCTCGGAACGATCAAGCGCGAACTCGGCTTCGAGGGGTCGCCGCTCGGCGTGGACGTCTGGCGGGACGGCGAGGTGCTGGTGCGCGACGGGAGCGAGCGCGACATCCTCGACGCGCTCGGCGAGCGGAACGTCGTCGTCGTCTCGCCCATCGGCGGGCAGGGCTTCGTCCTCGGGCGCGGGAACCAACAGCTGAGCCCGGCGGTGCTCCGGCGCTGTGACCTCGAGGTCGTGGCGTCGCCGTCGAAACTGGAGGGAATCGGCGTCCTCCGCGTCGATACCGGCGACGACGCGCTCGACGCCGACCTCCGCGGGTGGGCGAAGGTCCGGACGGGCCGCTACGAGCGCCGGCTCGTGAAGGTAGAATAGTCAACTATCGGAGTATAAGGCCGTTCGTCAGGTTCGAGAGCCAGACCGAACCGTATAATGACCGTTCGTCCATCGAGGACGGCGTTAACGCGGATATCGATCCGTCCACGTGGGACTCGCCGTGTTGGGCGCGATTTAGTGAATATAATGTATCGAGCGCAAGTTTAAGGTAGTCGAGTTGCTAGCAGAGTCGCATGGAGAGTCGGAAGGTACAGCGTCTCGGTCCGTCGACGCTGGCCATGACACTACCGGCGGAGTGGGCGCGTGGGCAGAACGTCGAGAAGGGCGACGAGGTGACGGTCCGCGAGAGCGGGAAGGGGACGCTGACGGTGACGCCGGCGTCCGCGCGCGACGACGACAGCGAGGCGACGATTCACGCGGAGAACTTCGACGCCGCCGCCGTCGAGCGCGCCATCGTCGGCCAGTACGTCCTCGGGCGGCGCGTCATCCACGTCACCGACGAGAACACGCTCGACAGCGCGCACATCAACGCCGTCTACAAGGCCGAAACCCAACTCATGGGTCTCGGCGTCGTCGAGGAGACCCCCGAGCGAATCACCATCCGGTGTTCGGTGGACCCCGAGGATTTCACGCTCGACAACCTCCTCCGGCGCCTCGAGAACACCGGAAGCACGATGCGCGGCGAGGCCGTGAAGGCGCTCGCGCACGGAAACCCCGACCTCGCCCAGCGCGCGCTCAACCGCGAGCGGCAGGCGAACAAGATCTTCGTCCTCTGCCTGCGCCTCATCTTCACCGCCTACGAGAACCCGAACCTCGCGCGCGCCGTCGGCCTCGACGACGGCTTCCCCCTCATCGGCTACCGGAGCGTCGCGAAGAACCTCGAACTCACCGCCGACAACGCCGAGGACATCGCCGAAATCGTCCTCGAAGCCGACGGCCACACCCTCGACGTCGACTCCGCGACGATGCGCCGCATCCGCGAATTCACGGACCAAGTCAACGAACTCACCGCGCTCGCCGTCGAAGCCGTCGTCGAGCGCGACTACGACAAGCACGTCCAGTGTCGCGAACTCTTCGCGGACATCGGCGACCTCGAGGCGGAGATGCTGAACGACCTCACCGAGATGGAGAACACGCGCCTCCTGCGCATCCGCGACGTCCTCGTCAGCCTCCAGCAGACCGCGGAGTACGCGATGCGTAACGCGGAAATCGCCGCGAACCTCGCGCTCAACGAGCAGTCCGCACACACCACCATCGAG
Protein-coding sequences here:
- a CDS encoding ATP-NAD kinase family protein, which encodes MRTIGVVVNPVAGMGGRVGLKGTDEKVAEARERGAEPRAPERAVAALRALRAAADDSNTDLTLLAYGGVMGADEAREAGFDPAVVGEPDGAETTADDTVDAVRAFVERGVDLILFVGGDGTAVDVAGALEESGSETPMLGVPAGVKVYSSVFAVRPRDAGRIAATFERTEAREVNDIDEAAYRDGEVRARLRAVATVPVAEALQASKQLSSGSVEALAEGFADSVEDGVTYVLGPGGTLGTIKRELGFEGSPLGVDVWRDGEVLVRDGSERDILDALGERNVVVVSPIGGQGFVLGRGNQQLSPAVLRRCDLEVVASPSKLEGIGVLRVDTGDDALDADLRGWAKVRTGRYERRLVKVE
- a CDS encoding competence/damage-inducible protein A, whose amino-acid sequence is MDVAVLTVGDELLAGDTTNTNAAWLGRRLTERGATVRRTVVVPDDVEVIAADVRELAERYDAVLVTGGLGPTHDDVTMDGVAAAFEREMGEHPDALTWFAEHGTYSRADLTEGTTHLPEGARLLPNDEGVAPGAVVENCYVLPGVPGEMKAMFERVAGEFAGETRHVEVVRADEPESALVERIEGVRERFDVTVGSYPGDGVRLKLQGSDAATVREAAEWLRERVER
- a CDS encoding NAD-dependent epimerase/dehydratase family protein, yielding MTETVVVTGALGGSGSWIVDSLRAEYAVVALDRCLPDDQDVDGVDFRAVDLTEQGEVFETVLDADPSHVVHFGNIPHEEDHAGGRVYENNALSTFHTLEAAGRAGADVVWASSETVYGTHWPEPRLPDYLPVDETHETRPWNGYETSKLAGEAAAERVTNAFGVSVASIRPSWIQYPGDYQITPFRESFDVESAPRFGNLWSYIDIRDVVSLVEAALDAAFDGHEVFNAFAADNFLGVDTATAVEAGYGALPERVELAGDESAYSTSKAESMLGWTPTHSWRDAEGEDIDGPSFA
- a CDS encoding DUF2110 family protein, with protein sequence MVVLATKLYVEGDARERALDSLRSLVGNALGDLDVDFDVGLRDDDFPSVTVTGDDERVARNVLREEWGAITPTFDDGETYTGTLEAWDAEGFVLDAGEDVRIPADGLGLGPGSPEQVRTRFGLVQHIPLEFVYDEESGHELADATRDRLFEWTRAETGRVNVNSATRAEVRATVNRAGHARDIVTVERLGLLEQSIVCREETDPPGLLASIGQYVPAELLCVVP
- a CDS encoding phosphate signaling complex PhoU family protein, encoding MESRKVQRLGPSTLAMTLPAEWARGQNVEKGDEVTVRESGKGTLTVTPASARDDDSEATIHAENFDAAAVERAIVGQYVLGRRVIHVTDENTLDSAHINAVYKAETQLMGLGVVEETPERITIRCSVDPEDFTLDNLLRRLENTGSTMRGEAVKALAHGNPDLAQRALNRERQANKIFVLCLRLIFTAYENPNLARAVGLDDGFPLIGYRSVAKNLELTADNAEDIAEIVLEADGHTLDVDSATMRRIREFTDQVNELTALAVEAVVERDYDKHVQCRELFADIGDLEAEMLNDLTEMENTRLLRIRDVLVSLQQTAEYAMRNAEIAANLALNEQSAHTTIE
- a CDS encoding DUF5803 family protein, which gives rise to MRRRWLLVALAVVALAAGAGCLGSGTVSDQQLAQNATYDWNATEEANASVVVNATGGSYQAVLNVTGSNESELRFSQSSTFTGDQPVPIAAVQFRYPNGTVVNASAISVSEGRDAVTVTPPSENGTFAYTAPMGSRSLGVPVVLSGASHEVVLPDGMRANLPVFGQVSPSGYERTVVDDRTRLRWSSVDANQLSVRYYLERDVYLFAGLVALAALVAVGGVVYFRLQIRRLEREREESGLDVNE
- a CDS encoding transcription factor, whose translation is MAFEGMLEDPVVQKYLHELVGPKGMPVAAAPPDGEVTDEELAERLDLELNDVRRALFILYENDLATYRRVRDEDSGWLTYLWTFRYENIPSNLHDEMKRLHEALEERREYERDNEFYLCEVDSIRFEFGEAMDFGFECPECGSPLEAMGNDEMREAIDERLENLESELGIA
- a CDS encoding tRNA (cytidine(56)-2'-O)-methyltransferase, which gives rise to MQGEHDVVVCRLGHRPGRDERMTTHVGLTARALGADRVVFPKNAGQSLETVRDITTRFGGPFEAELDGEQGALIRDWEGAVVHLTMYGERVQDVEGEVREAHAGEPLLVVVGGEKVPFEVYDHADWNVGVTNQPHSEVAGLAVFLDRLFDGRELEREWADAEQVVLPEETGKTVVSPEELEESERDE